A window of Pseudomonas monteilii contains these coding sequences:
- a CDS encoding ABC transporter, with the protein MRIVRHLLGAAIAATLIASPVMAEELTGTLKKIKDSGTITLGHRDSSIPFSYLAGKPEPVGYSHDIQLAVVESLKKQLDAPDLKVRYNLVTSQTRIPLVQNGTVDLECGSTTNNVERQQQVGFSVGIFEVGTRLLVKVKDGQPSYKDFEDLKGKNVVTTAGTTSERLLKAMNADKQMGMNVISAKDHGESFNMLESGRAVAFMMDDALLAGEMAKARKPSDWVITGTPQSYEIYGCMVRKGDDAFKKAVDDAIVGYFKSGDVNKSYEKWFQQPIPPKGLNLNFPMSEELKKLIAEPTDKAADEKQS; encoded by the coding sequence ATGCGCATCGTTCGTCATTTGCTGGGTGCCGCCATCGCCGCCACCCTGATCGCGTCCCCGGTCATGGCCGAAGAGCTCACCGGCACCCTGAAGAAGATCAAGGATTCGGGCACCATTACCCTGGGGCACCGCGACTCCTCCATTCCGTTCTCTTACCTGGCCGGCAAGCCAGAACCCGTCGGCTACTCCCACGACATCCAACTGGCCGTGGTCGAATCGCTGAAGAAGCAGCTCGATGCACCTGACCTGAAGGTGCGCTACAACCTGGTCACCTCGCAGACACGCATTCCGCTGGTACAGAACGGCACCGTCGATCTGGAATGCGGCTCCACCACCAATAACGTCGAGCGCCAACAGCAGGTCGGCTTCTCGGTCGGCATCTTCGAAGTCGGTACCCGCCTGCTGGTCAAGGTCAAGGATGGGCAGCCTTCCTACAAGGACTTCGAGGACCTGAAGGGCAAGAACGTGGTGACCACCGCCGGCACCACCTCCGAGCGTCTGCTCAAGGCCATGAATGCCGACAAGCAGATGGGCATGAACGTGATCTCCGCCAAGGACCATGGCGAGTCGTTCAACATGCTCGAAAGCGGTCGTGCGGTCGCCTTCATGATGGACGATGCCCTGCTGGCCGGCGAAATGGCCAAGGCCCGCAAGCCGTCGGACTGGGTCATCACCGGTACGCCACAGTCCTATGAAATCTATGGCTGCATGGTGCGCAAGGGTGACGATGCCTTCAAGAAGGCAGTCGACGACGCCATCGTCGGTTACTTCAAGTCGGGTGACGTCAACAAGAGCTACGAGAAGTGGTTCCAGCAGCCGATCCCGCCGAAGGGCCTGAACCTCAACTTCCCGATGAGCGAAGAGCTGAAGAAACTGATCGCCGAGCCGACCGACAAGGCTGCGGACGAGAAACAGTCCTGA
- a CDS encoding amino acid ABC transporter permease — translation MNYNWDWGVFFKSTGVGSEIYLDWYVTGLGWTIAIAICAWVIALLLGSILGVMRTVQNRLVSGIATVYVELFRNVPLLVQLFLWYFLVPDLLPEGLQEWFKQDLNPTTSALISVIICLGLFTAARVCEQVRTGIQALPRGQEAAARAMGFRTSQIYTTVLLPQAYRIIIPPLTSEFLNVFKNSSVASLIGLMELLAQTKQTAEFSANLFEAFTLATLIYFTLNMGLMLLMRLIEKKVAVPGLISVGGK, via the coding sequence ATGAATTACAACTGGGACTGGGGCGTGTTCTTCAAGTCCACCGGCGTGGGCAGCGAGATCTATCTGGACTGGTACGTCACCGGTCTGGGCTGGACCATCGCCATCGCCATCTGTGCATGGGTCATCGCCTTGCTGCTCGGCTCGATCCTGGGCGTCATGCGCACCGTGCAAAACCGGCTGGTATCGGGAATCGCCACCGTCTACGTGGAGCTGTTCCGCAACGTGCCGCTGCTGGTGCAGCTGTTCCTCTGGTACTTCCTGGTACCGGACCTGCTGCCCGAAGGCCTGCAGGAATGGTTCAAGCAGGACCTGAATCCGACCACCTCGGCCTTGATCAGCGTGATCATCTGCCTGGGCCTGTTCACCGCCGCGCGGGTCTGCGAGCAGGTCCGTACCGGCATCCAGGCGCTGCCACGCGGCCAGGAAGCTGCTGCGCGGGCCATGGGCTTCCGGACCTCGCAGATCTACACCACCGTCCTGCTGCCCCAGGCCTACCGGATCATCATTCCGCCCCTCACCTCGGAATTTTTGAACGTGTTCAAGAACTCGTCGGTGGCCTCGCTGATCGGCCTGATGGAGCTGCTGGCGCAGACCAAGCAGACCGCCGAGTTCTCCGCCAACCTGTTCGAGGCATTCACCCTGGCCACCCTGATCTACTTCACCTTGAACATGGGCCTGATGCTGCTCATGCGCCTGATCGAGAAGAAGGTTGCGGTGCCTGGCCTGATCTCCGTGGGGGGCAAGTAA
- a CDS encoding amino acid ABC transporter permease has protein sequence MELDFSEIIPALPALWDGMLLTLELMVMGVIGGIVLGTVLALMRLSSNKLMSRVAGAYVNYFRSIPLLLVITWFYLAVPFVLRWITGEDTPIGAFTSCVVAFMMFEAAYFCEIVRAGVQSIAKGQMGAAQALGMTYGQTMRLIILPQAFRKMTPLLLQQSIILFQDTSLVYTVGLVDFLNSARANGDIIGRSHEFLIFAGVVYFIISFSASWLVKRLQKRITV, from the coding sequence ATGGAACTGGATTTCAGTGAAATCATTCCGGCCTTGCCGGCCCTGTGGGACGGCATGCTGCTGACCCTCGAGCTGATGGTCATGGGCGTGATCGGCGGTATCGTGCTGGGTACCGTGCTGGCCTTGATGCGGCTGTCCTCCAACAAGCTGATGTCGAGGGTCGCTGGCGCCTACGTCAACTACTTCCGTTCGATCCCGCTGCTGCTGGTGATCACCTGGTTCTACCTGGCGGTGCCGTTCGTGCTGCGCTGGATCACCGGCGAGGACACCCCGATCGGTGCCTTCACCTCGTGCGTGGTGGCCTTCATGATGTTCGAAGCGGCCTACTTCTGCGAGATCGTCCGGGCCGGCGTGCAGTCCATTGCCAAGGGCCAGATGGGCGCTGCCCAGGCCCTGGGCATGACCTATGGCCAGACCATGCGCCTGATCATCCTGCCCCAGGCCTTTCGCAAGATGACCCCGCTGCTGCTGCAGCAGAGCATCATCCTGTTCCAGGACACCTCGCTGGTCTACACCGTGGGCCTGGTGGACTTCCTCAACTCGGCACGCGCCAACGGCGACATCATCGGACGCTCCCACGAGTTCCTGATCTTCGCGGGTGTCGTGTACTTCATCATCAGTTTCTCCGCTTCCTGGCTGGTCAAGCGCCTGCAAAAAAGGATCACCGTATGA
- a CDS encoding amino acid ABC transporter ATP-binding protein, whose translation MISIKNVNKWYGDFQVLTDCSTEVKKGEVVVVCGPSGSGKSTLIKCVNALEPFQKGDIVVDGTSIADPKTNLPKLRSRVGMVFQHFELFPHLSITENLTIAQRKVLGRSEAEANKKGLALLDRVGLSAHAKKHPGQLSGGQQQRVAIARALSMDPIVMLFDEPTSALDPEMVNEVLDVMVELAHEGMTMMCVTHETGFARKVANRVIFMDKGSIIEDCQKEDFFGNPGARHERTQQFLSKILQH comes from the coding sequence ATGATTTCCATCAAGAACGTCAACAAGTGGTACGGCGACTTCCAGGTGCTGACCGATTGCAGCACCGAGGTGAAGAAGGGCGAGGTCGTGGTGGTCTGCGGCCCGTCCGGTTCGGGCAAGTCCACCCTGATCAAGTGCGTCAACGCGCTGGAGCCGTTCCAGAAGGGTGACATCGTCGTCGACGGCACCTCCATCGCCGACCCGAAGACCAACCTGCCCAAGCTGCGCTCGCGGGTCGGCATGGTGTTCCAGCATTTCGAACTGTTCCCGCACCTGTCGATCACCGAGAACCTCACCATTGCCCAGCGCAAGGTGCTCGGCCGCAGCGAGGCGGAAGCCAACAAGAAAGGCCTGGCACTGCTCGATCGTGTCGGCCTGAGCGCACATGCCAAGAAGCATCCGGGGCAACTGTCCGGTGGTCAGCAGCAGCGCGTGGCGATTGCCCGCGCGCTGTCCATGGACCCGATCGTGATGCTGTTCGACGAACCCACCTCGGCCCTCGACCCGGAAATGGTCAACGAGGTGCTCGATGTGATGGTCGAACTGGCCCACGAAGGCATGACCATGATGTGCGTGACCCACGAAACGGGCTTCGCGCGCAAGGTCGCCAACCGAGTGATCTTCATGGACAAGGGCAGCATCATCGAGGACTGCCAGAAGGAAGACTTCTTCGGCAACCCAGGCGCGCGCCACGAGCGCACCCAACAATTCCTCAGCAAGATCCTGCAACACTGA
- a CDS encoding histidine kinase: MKCDPALSLPDPPAFAVKSRLIRQLLLPPLIVLLMVGLGCVAFMLSERSGIRSLSENGERQLELHARTVESEISKYTYLPSLLELEGSVSTLLESPEGEGRQAVNEYLEGLNRRSRSKAIFILDTSGRVQATSNWRDAGSFLGEDLSFRAYFQDAIRGRPGRFYGIGSTTGDPGYYLAHGLEEHGRIKGVAVIKVGLDTLEERWQRARLEAFVSDENGVIILSSDPARRLKSVWPLTPEVKERLARSLQYYWWPINELQPLDREVLGDGTELLTFPALDQTEGEHTERRAVTYLAQTRRLADTPWRLTLLTPLHELKREAMIQGVLAGFFFALLTIVLIAWNERRKVLATRLAAREALEQANSHLERRIAERTADLRASNERLKGQIRERRQAEQTLRQAQDELVQAGKLAAIGQMSTSIAHELNQPLAALRTLSGNTVRFLERGAMDTASANLLTMNDLIDRMGRITASLRSFARRSDDSGQAALNKAVEAVLQVLAPRITACGLRVHQALDDPRLAIDQTRLEQILTNLIGNALDAMAHQPAPELWLEGSLDEGRYRLHVRDNGHGIDDETRKHLFEPFFTTKPGDHGLGLGLTLSASLAAAAKGTLSVEHPSPGGTAFVLVLPLATPQGTGSAP; this comes from the coding sequence ATGAAATGCGACCCCGCCCTGTCCTTGCCTGACCCGCCTGCCTTCGCCGTGAAATCTCGTCTGATCCGCCAACTGCTGCTGCCGCCCCTGATCGTTTTGCTGATGGTCGGCCTGGGCTGCGTGGCGTTCATGCTGAGCGAGCGCAGTGGCATCCGCAGCCTGAGCGAAAACGGCGAGCGCCAGCTCGAACTGCATGCGCGGACCGTCGAGAGCGAGATCAGCAAATACACCTACCTGCCCAGCCTGCTGGAGCTCGAAGGCAGTGTATCGACCCTGCTCGAAAGCCCGGAGGGCGAAGGCCGCCAAGCCGTCAACGAATACCTCGAAGGCCTGAACCGGCGCAGCCGCAGCAAGGCCATCTTCATCCTCGACACCAGCGGCCGCGTCCAGGCCACCAGCAACTGGCGCGACGCCGGCTCGTTCCTGGGCGAGGACCTGTCGTTTCGCGCCTACTTCCAGGACGCGATACGCGGTCGGCCGGGACGCTTCTACGGCATCGGCAGTACCACGGGCGACCCCGGCTACTACCTGGCCCATGGCCTGGAAGAGCATGGCCGGATCAAGGGCGTGGCGGTGATCAAGGTTGGCCTCGACACGCTGGAGGAGCGCTGGCAGCGGGCACGCCTGGAGGCGTTCGTCAGCGACGAGAATGGCGTGATCATCCTGTCCAGCGACCCGGCCCGTCGCCTCAAGTCGGTCTGGCCGCTGACGCCGGAGGTCAAGGAACGCCTGGCCCGCAGCCTGCAATACTACTGGTGGCCGATCAACGAACTGCAGCCCCTGGATCGCGAGGTGCTGGGCGATGGGACCGAGCTGCTGACCTTCCCGGCCCTTGATCAGACCGAAGGCGAGCACACGGAACGACGAGCCGTGACCTACCTGGCCCAGACACGGCGCCTGGCCGATACCCCCTGGCGCCTGACCCTGCTCACGCCGCTGCACGAACTCAAGCGTGAAGCGATGATCCAGGGCGTGCTGGCCGGGTTCTTCTTCGCCCTGCTGACCATCGTGCTGATCGCCTGGAACGAGCGGCGCAAGGTGCTGGCGACGCGCCTGGCGGCCCGTGAGGCGCTGGAGCAGGCCAACAGCCACCTGGAGCGACGCATCGCCGAACGCACGGCCGACCTGCGAGCCAGCAACGAGCGGCTCAAGGGGCAGATCCGCGAACGTCGCCAGGCGGAACAGACGCTGCGTCAGGCCCAGGACGAGCTGGTCCAGGCGGGCAAGCTGGCCGCCATCGGGCAGATGTCCACCAGCATCGCCCATGAGCTGAACCAGCCGCTGGCCGCCCTGCGCACCCTGTCGGGCAATACCGTGCGTTTCCTGGAGCGCGGCGCCATGGACACGGCCAGCGCCAACCTGCTGACCATGAACGACCTGATCGACCGCATGGGGCGCATCACCGCCAGCCTGCGCTCGTTCGCCCGGCGCAGCGACGACAGCGGCCAGGCCGCGCTGAACAAGGCGGTCGAGGCCGTGCTGCAGGTGCTGGCGCCCCGCATCACGGCCTGCGGGCTGCGCGTGCACCAGGCCCTCGACGATCCGCGCCTGGCCATCGACCAGACGCGGCTCGAGCAGATCCTGACCAACCTCATCGGCAACGCACTGGACGCCATGGCCCACCAGCCCGCCCCCGAGCTGTGGCTGGAAGGCTCGCTCGACGAGGGCCGTTACCGGCTTCACGTGCGCGACAACGGCCACGGGATCGATGACGAGACCCGCAAGCATTTGTTCGAACCTTTCTTCACCACCAAGCCGGGCGATCACGGCCTGGGCTTGGGCCTGACGCTGTCGGCCAGCCTGGCCGCAGCCGCCAAGGGCACGCTCAGTGTCGAGCACCCCTCCCCTGGCGGCACGGCCTTCGTGCTCGTGCTGCCCTTGGCCACCCCTCAAGGAACCGGTAGCGCACCATGA